The following DNA comes from Brassica oleracea var. oleracea cultivar TO1000 chromosome C5, BOL, whole genome shotgun sequence.
ATGTACAACATGTTTTTTTGTTTCCAAATACAAATTATGAAACGTTTGACCATCTTTATCATAAATATTGTTTTTAATATATTTAGTTTTAATTTATTTTTGATTATTTAAATCTTATTAAATTTGTTTTGTTTATAATATGTTTTTAAAGCATACGAAAAACTAAAATATTTTTGATAAAGAAGAAAAGTTTAAACTTACTTTATATTTTAAAACTAAAAAATGATACTGTTTTTTTTAATGAAAATTTACTTTACTAAAACGATGGAAGTGACAATGACAAATTATTATTCGAAAAGCCCAAAAAAAACCCGAAAAGCCCTATAGCCCTACAAGGACCGGGCTGGACATTGAATTCTAGGCCTAAAATATTTCCGAGCCAGGCCGAGCCAGACTCAAATATCAACGGGCTTAGCAGGTTTAGGCCGGGCCGGGCCGGGCCGGGCCAGCCCGAATTGACACCCCTAGCCAAAGCAGTGAGTTCCATGATTAAAGGTATTTCTGTAGCGATAAAGTCCGTGACTTTTGATTTTAGGAAGTGTGATAAGAGTATAGGATGTAGGAAGGATATATAATAACCACAGCCTGGTGATGGAAACGCTATTTAGCTAAGATAAAATCAAAAATATTTTGGCAACAATATAGGAGTTGTGCATATATTTCGGGATAATGGGTTAGATTTGTTAAAATAGAAATGGATTAGAGAATAATAGTTTTGATTCCTCGAATGTTCTAGTTTGTTAATTAAATACTCAGAAATTAAAGTATCTATTTGTTGCATATCTATAGGCCTTTATAATGGTTACGTAAAATATACAAAATTCGAAATTGAGATTAGTAGGATAGATTTGGTTAGCTGAAAAATAGGAGTTGCCTTGCAAATATTAACCGTAATAAACCTATCTATACACAAATTTGAATTTTTTTTATACGGCATCTTCCTAAAATTCCGTTTTACATTCATAATACCTCTCCTTAAAAGTAGGACTTTAGTGGTTATGGAACAGTTTTGTTTCTTAGATGTCGTTTAATTAAAAGTCATATAAAAAGTTACATATTGATGCTGTATTATTTTAAACTAGGAGTCCAGCTCGCGTGGACGCGGGCACAATGATTTTGAGAATATTAAACATTTAAGATGCATCATAATAATGTCCCAAACTGTAATCTTATTAAGCTGGATTTTTCTTGGGTAAACAGAAAAGTAAGAAGTACATCAAGTTGAACAATGGAGATCGTGTAACAGCCAGTGGCAAGGTTAGTACTCTAATTAAAAAATAAGAAACTTTGTCTTTTGGTTAAAGAACGTTTGATGGTCCTAACTTGAGGCTCTCTTATAACTAAATACAGATAAAGACAGAGAGTGGAGCCAAGGTGGGAGCAAACAAAGTAGGTGCAATATACAAGAAGTGGAAAGATAACACGCACAAGAAAGCGTTCAGCCGAGAGGATGGTGATGGAGACGATACACCAAGCATGTCAGGTAGAGGTGGGCGGAGCGGGAAGAGATGGTCAGCATCAGTATTAAATAAATATCACAAGTAACTGTTAGCATATGTATATATTAAAGATAATAAAAAAACTTACTTGGCAACCACATTGAAACACCTATGTAGTGTAAATGTTTTGGATAACTTCTTTGTATACTACATTCATTGTGCTTTTTTGGGGATTTCCTTTCTCATCAGTTATCAAGATCTTCAATCCTATCCTCGACGTTACTCTGGATACAGCAACATACAATTGCCCATGGGAAAACACAGGCCTCGGCAAATATAATCCAACTTTTTGTAACGTCTGACCTTGACTTTTATTAATAGTCATTGCAAAAGCAAGAGCAGCAGGAAATTGTCTCCGTCTCATCCTAAACGGAAATCTGGTTTCTGGTGGAGAAACAAACATTCTTGGGAGCAAAACTTTTTGGCCAACTTTGTCACCGGTTATAAACTTGGCTTGCATGACGTGATTTGCTAATTGTGTTACAAGTAACCTAGTACCATTGCATAGTCCACCTTTAGGGTCAATTCTCCTAAGCAGCATAATAGGTGCACCGATTTTCAACTTTAGATCATGATTTGGTAATCCAGAGATCTTAATGCGGTTTAGATATTCTTGAGTGTACACCATATCATCTATTTTACTTGTATCAGAAGTATCTATACTATCTGAACTGAGATATGAACGCTCCTCACCTATTCAAATATTCAAGAGAAAATAATCAACATTAATGATTTGAGATGAAACCAAATACTTCTTCTAAAACACACAAAATAAACATCAGACAAAAGATTTACCTTTTATTTGAGATAACATATATTCATCGATCTTGTCGACATCTTCGTTCCGTGGACTCAATATAGCCCTTTCTTGGTAAAATTTGGGGTTACGCTCTCTTGTGTAAGAATTTCCATATACCTCTTTCACAATGTCTCGTATGGGATCTTCGCTTTCTGATACTAATAGATCTTCAGGAATATCAATCTCTATCTCACCATTATTAGGCTCATTAATCTTCCCATCTCCTATATCCAATATCCAATTTGAAAACATTGCAAGTTCATTATTATCTCCGCCCTAGAAGGCGCATATTCTTTGTGAGTTCCCTAACTTTGCAACTTGACCACAGATATGATGAGTTCAAAGCTGACAACACAGTTTCCACTCTATTGCCTCCAACTATGACTGGTAAGATCTGCAGAAAATCTCCACCAAAGACGATTACCTTACCACCAAAAACCTTGTCACATTTGAGTATATCTCTCATAGTTCTATCTAAAGTTTGAAAGCAGTGTTTACTCATCGTTGGAGCTTCGTCCCATATAATGAGTTCAGCCTCTTTAATCAAATCTGCTTGATGTGAACCAGCACTTATCGAGCATGTTGAAAACTCATTGACGGCAATAGGAATCCCAAACCTAGAGTGAGCTGTTCTTCCCTCTTGCAACAGAAGAGCAGCTATACCACTTGATGCAACATTTAAGACTATTTTCCCTCTTGATCGAAGAGCAGAGCCTAAAACCCTCCATAAAAATGTTTTTCCTGTCCCACCATAACCGTAAACGAAAAACATACCTCCATGTTTATGATTTACTGCATGTAGTATTTCATCATAAATAAGCTTTTGCTCATCTGTTATCGTTGCTAGTAACTTTTCATGTTCGCCTTTTAACTCTTCCCGATTGTAACACTTCTCATCCATAATGAGATGGTTAATATTTTTATGCATAACCAAGTCTTCAACAAGAAGCATCCCATTAAAATTAGCCAACGAATTTCCGTTCCTCCGCAAATATTTCTCTATTTTTGCTAATCCCAAGCTTTTTAAGTCTTCGTATGTCATATAGACACCTAAAGACAAAAAGGGGTTAAATACCACAAACGTAATCTAAAGTATAATAAACAAAGAAGAACATAACTTACTTTGATTATTATTTTCCTTTCTTAATTTGTATAATATATCTTCTGTCAAGATTCTCCATGTTGTGTTACAAACTTTAACAGGCATAGCCATACTATTAGAAAATAACATTATAGCAAATAGCTTTCTTAAAAAGTTCCCTGTTCCCCAGAAACTGGCTTCGTTAATTGCTTCGATATACTCTTTATCATCATCCAATAATACCAATACATAACATGCATCCTTATATGTCTTATAAATAATACCTTTGACTGTACGTATCTCTTCATAACTCCTTGGGCCTTTAACTATGTTGAGCAAAACTCTTAGATAGTATGAGTTAACATATTTAGGTGGAACATATGTAATCCTTCCTATTGCAAAACCTTTGTCATGTGGCTTCCACTCTCTCGTCTTTTGTACCCAAACAAACCTTGTGGGGAATTCTGCATACGTTAGACCTCTTGCTTCTGGATATTTACAGTTCGCCTCCATCCATGCTAGAAACTTTGACCGCAATACCGCAGAACGATTTAACACATCAACAATAGGGTCATCTTCATTATAAATTGCCATTTGCTGATTAGGGTGATGATTGTTTCAGTAGTTTTTAGTTTTAGTTTTTGGTTTTTAGATTTTAACTTTTGGTTTTTAGATTTTAGCTTTTGGTTTTTAGATTTTGGTTTTTGGTTTTTGGTTTTTGGTTTTGAGCTTTTGATTTTTGGTTTTTGGTTTTTAGATTTAGATTTTGCTTTTTGGATTTGCTGTATTTTTTTTTAAATTTTCAAAAATTAACTAATACATTACTTAAAAATAATATAATAAAATAGAAATAAATATTTAGATTTTACAATTGAAATTTATCAAAATACTGTGATTATTATTTTAAAATAAAATACAATAACATATTTTAATTATTATATTTTTATAAAAAATATATTATAGTAAAATATAAATCATAATATATATATAAAATTACACAAAAAAAAAATTAAATTTTGAAACTACTTAGAAATTTTTCTTATATAAATTATTTTTTAATTTTAAAACTTGAATAGAAATAGTTTTTCTTATATAAATATAGTTTTTCTTCATAAAAGATCACAAAAGTTGGTTTTTGGTTTTTTTTCATAAATTGGTTAAACTTTTCAAAAACTAGTTTCCCTAAATTTTTGGGAATCTATTTATTGAAAATCTTGATTGGCAACTCAAATGGTTTTTTATAAAAACAAAAACTAAAATTAAAAACTTGATTGGATGAAAAATGGTTTCTACAAAAGCAAAAACCAAAAACTAAAACAAAAACCACAAACAATCAACCTCTAGGTAAACGGAAGGAAAGCTTAACTACTGTGGTTATTCGGTAATGCGTAGGAAAAGCTAGTATTCTCCAAGTTGCTTCACACGCTGAAATATACCTGCATCATCAAATAAAAGGAATCTGTCAACACTATTTTGAATTTAGTTTTTTCTATTTAATTGGAGTTATTTTTATTTTATTTTTTTTTCAGTAAGGAACTGGTTGTTTTAGAAACATTCATATTCCCACTATTAATTATGTACCCAACACTAAAGTATATTTCAATAAAGTATAAAACCATATGTTTGACTTACGTTTGTTTGATAGAATATTCCTAACTTGATTTTAAAATATACAAGTATATTCTCTAAAATTTTGTATCATCTTAGTTTTTAAATTAATCAAAATATAACTAAAATCAATATTTCATGTTGTAACACTATTAAATCAAGAGAGCTGACAGTAGTTGATTTGGCTAAACTATGCCCACGTTTCATCCCCTTCCCGAGTCCTAATTTTCTTTTTTTTCTTCTTTAAAAAAAAAAAAAACTATGGACTCAAGAGAAAAACATCAGAAAGAGACAAAACAGTTTGTATATTATTAGCACATACCTGCAACTAAGGAACTTCTGTATCTCATTGTCGATAGTATCATCTGTATCATCCCCTTGGACCGAAGCTCTAACATAATCTGGACCCTTTGTAATGTACCTAAAAAGATACTTGATTGATCTCGTTTGGTTGCACCATTCAATGTTAATGTGAGCACGATAACGTTTCAAGAGAGTAGCGTTATAAGGAACTACATATCTGTTGTCACAGTCAAAATCTTTTTTCTTGATAAACCTCTCATCAGAACGTTGTCTGTATATAGGAAATCCAACATCATCAATTTTTGTTATCGTGCTATAAGGCTTCGGAAAAAATTTTGTACACTTCCCATTATGCATGCATACATTTTTTTTGTTAACCTCACCACATGGACCATGTATCATTAAATCTCCAACTATCTCGTATAAATGAGGCTCTAAATCTCTATCTGGAATTTCAGCAGATATGAATTTATCTATATCCACTACAAGAAAACAGCGGCATACTGAGGTAAAAAATCGTCGGTATGTCGTCGGAATAACGCTATTCCGACGACATACCGACGACAAAAGTCCTCGGAAATAACTCCTCGGAAATTCATTTTTCCTCGGAAATCCCTCGGAAATCCCTCGGAAATTTCCGACGGAATTCCGAGGAACTGAAATTCCGAGGAAACTCCGAGGACCACTAGATCGTCGGAAAGTTCCTCGGAATATATCGAGGGAGGACTTCCTCGGTATATTCCGAGGAAATTTCCGATGGTCCAATCCTCGGAAGTTCTGACGAAATATTTCTCGGAATTTGCATCGGGAATTTCCGAGGAACGTGGCCCTCGAAAATTTCCGAGGAACGTAGCCCCTCGGAATATTCCGAGGAACATTCCCTCGGATTTTTTTAAAAAATTCCGACGACTTATTCCGAGGAAAAGGTCATCGGAAAATTCCGAGGAACATTCCCTTGGATTTTTTTTTAAAATTCCGACGACTTATTCCGAGGAAAAGGTCGTCAGAAATTTCCGAGGGTACTTTTCCTCGGAATTTCGAAAAAATTATTTTTTTTAAAATAATTAATTTTTTTTTTAAATTAAAATATGTGAAATTTAAATTCGAAAATATAAAATTAAAATTAAAACTGAAAACATATTAGATAATTCAAAGTTCTACAAATAAAAATAAAACATTCCGAGTTTTTGGTAAAAAAAAAAAACTACGGGTCTTGAATGTTCGGGAACACCTCGTTCGGGTACATCCTCTTCATCATCTCCATCATCTGCTCGTTCAGCCTCTTCTGTGTCTCATAGCCCGCCTGTTGAGCTGCCATCTGAGTCTCAAACGCAGATATCCGATCATCCTTGTCCTTCAGCTGAGCCGTAAGAACTTCTGGATCAACATATGGCGGTGGTGCAGAAGAAGGAGCAGCCGACCGGGAGCGACGACCCAAACCGACCAAACGTCCCTTCTTCTTTGGAACCGACTGAAATATAAATAGCTAAATTTAAATAATATGAATTGATGATAAAATAAAAATCAAGAAATAAATAAATTAAACTTAAAAAAAAAGAACTTACCGATTCAACGATTTCGTTGATTCGAAACCGGGACAAGTTGGTCGAAGCCGTCGAAGCGTCATCCTCGGTTTGAAGCTGAGACACTTCGTCTACCACCTGAGTTTGGACCAGGTCGACCACGTCCCTCACAAGACCGTCATCAATCTGGCCGGTCTTCTTGTTGGTATACGCCCTCCTCATTAGGGCGAGATCATCAACCGGCTCACCATCATTTTCTTCCGCCTTGAAAAAAAAACATAAATTAAAGAAACATTAGAAATTAGAAGAAATGCACAATAAATTTAAATTCTGAAACTCAAATAATTGAAAAAAAAACATTTGAACTTACCATGCGATCTCCCAGAGTGGCAATAGATTGAGCACCCAAGTTATGCTTGTAGATGCCCTTCCCTTTACGGTCGCTCCTGCGGTTGGTGGAGTTGGTGGAAGAAGTTTCTTAAATCTCTTCCTTATCCCAATGCGCACACAACTCCTTCCAGACCGTGTCGTTCATCGACTTTGGGACCTTTATTTAATAAATTAAAAAATAGTTTAATAAATTAAAAAATTGTTTAATAAATTAAATCGAACCTTATTGATTTCCCACTTCTTCTTCCACTCGTGGATCTGCTTCCCATAGTTGTCCATAACTTTATGGACGAAATGGTGATAGATAAAGAGCGTCTCATCGGAATTACAGTTGAACTCTTGCTGAAAAAAAAAACACAATTAGTAGAAAATTTATATTAAAGATTAAAAATATAAGTAAAAAATTAGAATACTTACCGCAAACTGACGAAACCACAGAACCTGCTTGTCGGTTGGGAAGTGAGTGAAAGTCGGATGTCCACTGTCGAGGGCCGAGTACATCATACGGTTGATCCATGCGCTGATCCCGTTCCCGGATCGGTTGAACCTAATAAAAAGAACAAACGGTTAATAATGAATCCA
Coding sequences within:
- the LOC106344872 gene encoding ATP-dependent DNA helicase pif1-like, with protein sequence MDEKCYNREELKGEHEKLLATITDEQKLIYDEILHAVNHKHGGMFFVYGYGGTGKTFLWRVLGSALRSRGKIVLNVASSGIAALLLQEGRTAHSRFGIPIAVNEFSTCSISAGSHQADLIKEAELIIWDEAPTMSKHCFQTLDRTMRDILKCDKVFGGKVIVFGGDFLQILPVIVGGDGKINEPNNGEIEIDIPEDLLVSESEDPIRDIVKEVYGNSYTRERNPKFYQERAILSPRNEDVDKIDEYMLSQIKGEERSYLSSDSIDTSDTSKIDDMVYTQEYLNRIKISGLPNHDLKLKIGAPIMLLRRIDPKGGLCNGTRLLSNVEDRIEDLDN